A genomic region of Ewingella sp. CoE-038-23 contains the following coding sequences:
- a CDS encoding LysR substrate-binding domain-containing protein, with amino-acid sequence MSANVRKPRLPPLGSLKAFDAVATHGSFKRAAEEIGVTATAISHQIRVLEESLSAQVFERSAREVKLTAVGQILRQATRQAFATLQDAVNEIHHARQPAALTLSTTSNFLTHWLVPRLADLKTHAPTLDLRLHTSIELVDLTKNTVDVAIRYSQHASVQLDSTLLSHDRFVLVASPTLGLKRLEDLLTATLFHVENRMIPQPSPDWENWRQQFGPAGLNIDAGLRFTDETHAIQAAIAGQGVAIVSSLLAKDFIEKGILQVPFEQCLPGANYYFVTSADKADRADIVELKHWLQSRMPLIAQP; translated from the coding sequence ATGAGTGCAAACGTAAGAAAACCGCGCCTGCCGCCACTGGGTTCACTCAAAGCCTTTGACGCCGTGGCGACTCACGGCAGCTTTAAACGGGCCGCCGAAGAGATTGGCGTGACCGCCACCGCCATTAGCCACCAAATCCGCGTTTTGGAAGAATCGCTGTCAGCTCAGGTGTTTGAGCGCAGCGCCCGCGAGGTGAAACTCACCGCCGTCGGCCAGATCCTGCGTCAGGCGACGCGTCAGGCATTCGCCACCCTGCAAGACGCGGTGAATGAAATTCACCACGCGCGCCAGCCCGCGGCCTTAACCCTCAGTACCACCTCGAACTTTTTGACACACTGGCTGGTACCACGCCTGGCTGATTTGAAAACACATGCGCCGACGCTCGACCTGCGGCTTCATACCAGCATTGAACTGGTGGATTTAACCAAGAATACCGTGGACGTTGCTATTCGTTACAGCCAGCACGCCAGCGTACAGCTCGATTCCACCCTGCTATCCCATGACCGTTTTGTGCTGGTTGCCAGCCCTACGCTGGGATTAAAGCGGCTGGAAGATTTACTCACTGCCACGCTGTTTCATGTCGAAAACCGCATGATCCCGCAGCCTTCGCCCGACTGGGAGAACTGGCGCCAGCAGTTTGGTCCTGCCGGATTAAATATTGATGCCGGCCTGCGCTTTACCGATGAAACCCATGCCATTCAGGCGGCGATTGCCGGACAGGGCGTGGCCATCGTCAGCAGCCTGCTGGCTAAAGACTTTATCGAAAAAGGCATTTTGCAAGTGCCATTTGAGCAGTGCCTGCCGGGCGCAAATTACTATTTTGTCACTTCAGCCGATAAAGCCGATCGTGCCGACATTGTGGAATTAAAACATTGGCTGCAGAGCAGAATGCCGCTGATCGCCCAGCCATAA
- a CDS encoding amino acid ABC transporter ATP-binding protein, with translation MSEAFDLFVSRPTAKAAEPVLLRQPQHQAPGRIEISHLSKHFGAHKALDDVSLSIEPGTVTVILGPSGSGKSTLLRTINHLERVNEGTIQIDGDYVGYQRKGDKLYELKERAILKQRVNVGYVFQNFNLFPHLSVLDNIIEAPIVHRLMNRKQAIARAYELLDTVGLREKAQAYPRHLSGGQQQRIAIARALALNPKVMLFDEPTSALDPELVGEVLDVIKKLARSGVTLVVVTHEIGFARQVADQVVFMVDGKVVESGSASQVLDNPRHGRTRSFLEKVL, from the coding sequence ATGTCTGAAGCTTTTGACCTGTTCGTTTCACGCCCAACGGCCAAAGCCGCCGAGCCGGTATTGCTGCGCCAGCCGCAGCATCAGGCGCCGGGCAGAATTGAAATCAGCCACCTGAGCAAACATTTTGGCGCACACAAGGCGCTGGATGACGTAAGCCTAAGCATCGAACCCGGCACCGTGACGGTGATCCTCGGGCCATCCGGCTCAGGGAAATCCACCCTGCTGCGCACCATTAATCATCTGGAGCGCGTCAATGAGGGCACCATTCAGATTGATGGCGACTATGTTGGCTATCAGCGCAAAGGCGATAAGCTGTATGAGTTGAAAGAGCGGGCCATCCTCAAGCAACGGGTTAACGTCGGCTACGTCTTCCAGAACTTTAACCTTTTTCCGCACCTGTCGGTGCTGGATAACATCATTGAAGCCCCTATCGTTCACCGGCTGATGAACCGCAAACAGGCCATTGCCCGTGCTTATGAGCTGCTGGACACTGTCGGGCTGCGCGAAAAAGCTCAGGCTTATCCGCGCCATCTTTCCGGCGGGCAGCAGCAACGCATTGCCATTGCCCGCGCGCTGGCTCTCAACCCTAAAGTGATGCTGTTTGATGAGCCGACCTCGGCACTGGACCCGGAGTTGGTCGGCGAAGTGCTCGACGTCATTAAAAAGCTGGCGCGTTCTGGCGTCACGCTGGTCGTCGTCACCCATGAAATCGGTTTCGCCCGTCAGGTGGCGGACCAGGTGGTCTTTATGGTTGATGGCAAAGTGGTGGAGAGCGGCTCTGCGTCGCAGGTTCTGGACAACCCGCGCCACGGCCGCACCCGCAGCTTCCTAGAAAAAGTGCTGTGA
- a CDS encoding amino acid ABC transporter permease, whose protein sequence is MSDTSLRQTDQPPLKVVPARYPLRLIGAIFSVFILLVIVQSIATNPRWEWGVFRQWFFEPAILQGLAKTLLLTLLGTLFGIIFGTALALARLSKSYLLNGLAWGYIWLFRSLPMLLVLIILYNFSYLYDSLSVGIPFTSIEFFSHPTVDLLDQFSVAVLGLSLVQSAYTAEIIRGGILGVEHGQHEAAAALGLPGYRRTFRIILPQALRAIIPTGFNEVISLAKGTSIVYVLSMPELFYTVQVIYNRTQQVIPLLMVATVWYLVITSVLSVLQYYVERYFSRGAVRELRPTPIQRFRLWARG, encoded by the coding sequence ATGAGTGACACCTCGCTGCGACAGACCGACCAGCCGCCTTTGAAAGTGGTCCCTGCCCGCTACCCGCTGCGCCTGATTGGCGCTATATTCTCCGTCTTTATTCTGCTGGTGATCGTCCAGTCGATTGCCACCAACCCGCGCTGGGAATGGGGCGTATTTCGCCAATGGTTCTTTGAACCGGCTATCCTGCAAGGCTTAGCCAAAACCCTGCTGCTCACCCTGCTGGGCACGCTGTTTGGCATTATCTTCGGCACCGCGCTGGCGCTGGCCAGACTGTCCAAATCCTACTTACTGAATGGGCTGGCGTGGGGCTATATCTGGCTGTTCCGTTCACTGCCTATGTTGCTGGTGCTGATCATTCTCTATAACTTTTCCTATCTGTACGACAGCCTGTCGGTCGGCATTCCCTTTACCTCGATTGAGTTCTTCAGCCACCCGACTGTCGATCTGCTGGATCAGTTCTCCGTCGCCGTGCTGGGACTTTCGCTGGTGCAGTCGGCCTACACCGCCGAGATTATTCGCGGTGGCATTTTGGGTGTCGAGCACGGTCAGCACGAAGCAGCTGCGGCACTGGGTTTGCCGGGCTATCGCCGCACCTTCCGCATCATTTTGCCACAGGCGCTGCGGGCGATTATTCCTACCGGTTTTAATGAGGTGATCAGCCTCGCCAAGGGCACCTCGATTGTTTACGTGCTGTCGATGCCCGAGCTGTTTTACACCGTGCAGGTGATCTACAACCGCACCCAGCAGGTAATTCCCCTGCTGATGGTAGCGACGGTCTGGTATCTGGTTATCACGTCGGTGCTGTCGGTACTGCAATATTATGTTGAACGCTATTTCTCACGCGGAGCCGTGCGCGAGCTACGACCGACGCCAATCCAACGTTTCCGCCTGTGGGCGCGCGGCTAA
- a CDS encoding GNAT family N-acetyltransferase, protein MSQDIFIQTLPDDPLIAPVIEGLFGEYRARYGDYFGHQEEEPLSYYAPPDGVFVVLLRNGAPIAMGAFKRYDLQTAELKRIWTDKTLRRQGLAKKVLVELEQRALEQGYSKLFLTTGFRQPEAVGLYLANGYQPQFDTRVDPVVYSLPPYDGRLPFTKALPVAVAAAPVAEKAYE, encoded by the coding sequence ATGAGTCAGGACATTTTTATTCAAACCCTGCCGGACGACCCGCTGATTGCGCCCGTCATTGAAGGCTTATTTGGCGAATATCGCGCGCGTTACGGCGACTATTTTGGCCATCAGGAAGAAGAGCCGCTGAGCTACTATGCCCCGCCGGACGGGGTGTTTGTGGTGCTGTTGCGTAACGGTGCTCCCATTGCGATGGGGGCGTTTAAACGCTACGACCTGCAGACCGCCGAGCTAAAACGAATATGGACCGACAAAACCTTGCGCCGCCAGGGATTGGCGAAAAAGGTGCTGGTTGAGTTGGAACAACGCGCGCTGGAGCAAGGCTACAGCAAGCTGTTCCTCACTACCGGTTTCCGCCAGCCGGAGGCCGTGGGGTTATATCTGGCAAACGGTTATCAGCCGCAGTTTGATACTCGCGTGGACCCGGTGGTTTACTCCCTGCCGCCTTATGACGGTCGCTTACCCTTTACCAAAGCATTGCCCGTCGCCGTGGCTGCTGCCCCTGTTGCGGAGAAAGCCTATGAGTGA
- a CDS encoding ABC transporter substrate-binding protein: MISTKLTAVAALVLFSSVAYAAPGIDLVANETPINTPKSPEAIAKIPANFKFVEPGTLTVALAVLGSAPPFGLYARDNKTVIGSEADIARLVADGLGLKLKVVPASWEDWPLGVTSGKYDAAIYNITVTKDRKTKFDFATYRQDTLGFYVKTGSKIKSITSAPDIAGKKIIVGSGTNQEAVLLEWDKENRAKGLAPLQPIYVTDDAASTLAIQSGRADATFGPNVTGAYKSLLTGKTQLVGTVPGGWPKTANIAVTLKKGNGLVDAVQASINSAIASGSYLKVLDRWGESVEKIDHSEINPPGLGD; the protein is encoded by the coding sequence ATGATTAGCACGAAATTAACCGCCGTGGCCGCTTTGGTTCTTTTTTCCTCCGTGGCTTATGCAGCACCGGGTATCGACTTAGTCGCCAATGAAACCCCAATCAATACGCCAAAAAGCCCTGAAGCCATCGCCAAAATCCCGGCTAACTTTAAGTTTGTCGAACCGGGCACCCTGACCGTCGCGCTGGCCGTGCTCGGCAGTGCCCCACCTTTTGGCCTCTATGCTCGTGACAATAAAACCGTGATTGGCAGCGAGGCCGACATTGCGCGTCTGGTTGCCGATGGCCTTGGCCTGAAGCTGAAAGTGGTGCCCGCCTCGTGGGAAGACTGGCCGCTCGGCGTGACGTCCGGCAAATACGATGCCGCTATCTACAACATTACGGTGACCAAAGATCGCAAAACTAAATTCGATTTCGCCACCTATCGCCAAGATACGCTGGGCTTCTACGTGAAGACCGGCAGCAAAATTAAATCCATTACTTCAGCGCCGGATATTGCGGGTAAGAAAATCATCGTCGGCTCCGGCACCAATCAGGAAGCCGTCTTACTGGAGTGGGATAAGGAAAACCGCGCCAAGGGCCTCGCCCCGCTACAGCCTATTTATGTCACTGATGACGCGGCCTCTACGCTGGCTATCCAGTCAGGCCGCGCCGATGCCACCTTCGGCCCGAACGTCACCGGGGCGTATAAATCCCTGTTAACGGGCAAAACTCAGTTAGTCGGCACCGTGCCGGGTGGCTGGCCGAAAACCGCCAATATCGCGGTGACGCTGAAAAAGGGCAACGGGCTGGTTGATGCCGTGCAAGCCTCGATTAACAGCGCCATCGCCAGTGGCAGTTACCTGAAAGTGTTAGACCGCTGGGGCGAGAGCGTCGAGAAGATCGACCACTCCGAAATCAACCCACCGGGCCTTGGTGATTAA
- a CDS encoding amidohydrolase — protein MSLHTADDTLDAASLTPLKLEQQLIDWRRELHQNPELSNHEYATTKRITQWLNAAGIRILNLGLKTGVVAEIGPQDGPLVALRGDIDALPINEISGVPFSSQQAGVMHACGHDFHTSVILGAAYLLKAREEQLPGRVRLFFQPAEERFNGALQLIEAGALDNVDAIFGLHNAPQLPVGTFSTKGGAFYANVDRFQITVTGKGAHAAHPEEGVDSIVTASHIVTALQTLVSRHFSTKESVVVSVTRIEGGNTWNVLPQDVDLEGTVRTHNAEIREQIPGKIRQVIEGVAQALGAKAELHWFPGPPAVVNTPRWAEFASQAAREAGYNVELSEAQMGGEDFAHYLHHVPGAFVSIGSASEFGLHHPKFNPNEKAIYPAAVYFQQLAEKALAELTDK, from the coding sequence ATGAGTCTTCATACTGCCGATGACACCCTCGACGCAGCATCACTCACTCCTTTAAAGCTTGAACAACAGTTGATCGACTGGCGCCGTGAATTGCATCAAAACCCGGAACTGTCGAACCACGAATATGCCACTACCAAGCGAATTACCCAGTGGTTGAACGCTGCGGGGATCCGCATCCTTAATCTCGGTTTGAAAACCGGGGTGGTGGCCGAGATTGGCCCGCAGGACGGCCCTTTGGTGGCGCTGCGCGGGGACATCGACGCCCTGCCGATTAATGAAATTTCCGGCGTGCCTTTTAGCTCGCAGCAGGCTGGCGTAATGCATGCCTGCGGCCACGACTTCCACACCTCGGTGATTCTGGGCGCGGCTTACCTGCTCAAAGCGCGGGAAGAGCAACTGCCGGGCCGCGTGCGGCTGTTCTTCCAGCCAGCCGAGGAGCGTTTCAACGGCGCGCTCCAGCTGATTGAAGCCGGCGCGCTGGACAATGTGGACGCCATTTTCGGCCTGCACAATGCGCCACAGCTGCCGGTCGGCACCTTCTCCACCAAGGGCGGCGCGTTCTACGCAAACGTCGACCGATTCCAAATCACGGTGACGGGCAAAGGCGCACACGCCGCGCATCCCGAAGAAGGTGTCGATAGCATCGTCACCGCCAGCCACATCGTTACCGCGCTGCAAACCTTGGTCAGTCGCCACTTCAGCACCAAAGAGTCGGTGGTGGTCAGCGTGACCCGCATTGAGGGCGGCAATACCTGGAACGTGCTGCCGCAGGATGTTGACCTCGAAGGCACGGTGCGCACCCATAACGCCGAGATCCGCGAGCAGATCCCCGGCAAAATCCGTCAGGTGATTGAAGGCGTGGCGCAGGCGCTGGGCGCGAAGGCCGAACTGCACTGGTTCCCAGGGCCACCGGCGGTGGTCAATACGCCGCGCTGGGCCGAGTTTGCCAGCCAAGCGGCGCGGGAAGCAGGCTATAACGTTGAGCTGTCCGAGGCGCAAATGGGCGGCGAAGACTTCGCGCACTACCTGCATCACGTGCCCGGCGCCTTTGTCAGCATTGGCTCGGCCAGTGAGTTTGGCTTGCATCACCCTAAATTTAATCCGAATGAAAAAGCCATATATCCGGCGGCGGTCTATTTCCAGCAATTAGCGGAAAAAGCCTTGGCCGAGCTGACAGACAAATAA
- a CDS encoding LLM class flavin-dependent oxidoreductase produces the protein MSQSIPSQSAANAKVANKKSIKLGLMLHGAGGHMNSWRHEKVPADASVNFPYFRELALKAEAANFDFLFVADGLHINEKSLPHFLNRFEPVALLSALASVTHSIGLAGTISTSYSDPFTVARQLASIDNISNGRAGWNVVTSPLAGSAKNFGKDHPEHSLRYQIAEEYINVVQGLWDSWDDDAFIRDRESGVFFDAAKLHKLNHQGQFFSVEGPLNIKRSPQGQPVIFQAGASEAGIALAGKSADAVFTNARTLQEAQEYSAKLQAQVAKHGRHPVGIFPGISPIVGATEAEAEAKYQYLLSLISVDDALAYLGRFFDHHDFSQYPLDEPFPDVGDLGQNTFRSTTDQIKRLAKEKNLTLRDVAFQTTLPKGEFFGTPEQVADTFIRWVEEGGADGFIIGGPVLTEALDDIVRLVLPVLADRGYWHPSTESKTLRERLGLPFKASRYAQVSAKQQKNEQPQVAATLTHH, from the coding sequence ATGAGCCAGTCCATTCCTTCTCAATCAGCCGCTAATGCCAAGGTGGCTAACAAGAAAAGCATTAAATTAGGCCTGATGTTGCACGGCGCGGGCGGCCATATGAATTCTTGGCGACATGAAAAAGTCCCTGCCGATGCCAGCGTCAATTTTCCCTATTTCCGTGAGTTGGCGCTGAAAGCCGAAGCCGCTAATTTCGATTTCCTGTTTGTCGCCGACGGTTTGCACATCAATGAGAAATCACTGCCGCACTTCCTCAATCGTTTTGAGCCGGTGGCGCTGCTGTCGGCGCTGGCATCCGTGACTCACAGCATCGGGCTGGCGGGCACCATTTCCACCTCTTACAGCGATCCCTTCACCGTGGCGCGCCAGTTAGCCAGCATCGATAACATCAGCAATGGCCGTGCGGGCTGGAACGTGGTGACCTCGCCACTGGCGGGTTCTGCCAAGAACTTTGGTAAAGACCACCCTGAGCACTCACTGCGTTATCAAATCGCCGAAGAGTACATCAACGTGGTGCAAGGGCTGTGGGACTCGTGGGATGACGATGCCTTTATCCGCGATCGTGAAAGCGGGGTGTTTTTCGACGCCGCCAAGCTGCACAAGCTGAATCACCAAGGGCAGTTCTTCTCGGTGGAAGGGCCGCTCAACATCAAGCGTTCGCCACAGGGCCAGCCGGTGATTTTCCAAGCCGGCGCCTCGGAAGCCGGTATCGCGCTGGCGGGAAAATCGGCCGACGCGGTCTTCACCAACGCCCGCACCCTGCAAGAAGCGCAGGAGTATTCCGCCAAGTTGCAGGCGCAGGTGGCCAAGCACGGCCGCCATCCGGTGGGCATTTTCCCCGGCATCAGCCCGATTGTCGGCGCGACCGAAGCCGAAGCCGAGGCCAAATATCAATATCTGCTCTCCCTGATCTCAGTGGACGACGCGCTAGCCTATCTGGGGCGCTTCTTCGACCACCACGACTTCTCCCAATACCCGCTGGATGAGCCTTTCCCGGACGTCGGCGACTTGGGGCAGAACACGTTCCGTTCCACCACCGACCAGATTAAACGTTTAGCCAAAGAGAAAAACCTGACGCTGCGCGACGTGGCGTTCCAGACCACGCTGCCGAAAGGCGAGTTCTTCGGCACGCCGGAGCAGGTGGCTGACACCTTTATTCGCTGGGTGGAAGAGGGCGGCGCTGACGGTTTTATTATCGGCGGCCCGGTTTTGACCGAGGCGCTGGACGACATCGTCCGTCTGGTTCTGCCCGTGCTGGCCGATCGCGGCTACTGGCATCCATCAACGGAGAGCAAAACTCTGCGTGAGCGACTGGGCCTGCCGTTCAAGGCCAGCCGCTACGCGCAAGTATCAGCAAAACAGCAAAAAAATGAGCAGCCGCAGGTTGCCGCAACATTGACCCATCATTAA
- a CDS encoding ABC transporter substrate-binding protein, giving the protein MARLVSGKASLAAWILLSISGVVSFAAHADQLSDIKKAGVIKVATFDSNPPFGSVDAKTHDIVGYDVDFAKALAKSLGVKLQLVATNPANRIPLLQSGKADIIVADITITPERAKVVDFSIPYFVTGQQFLVPVGSPDKLDEYATARIGAVKGTTGEQELHNRFPKSRVLSYDDIPLALSALRNGNVQAITQDSTILAGLLDGAPDKAKYKVLPDLLSKEEIGVGVKKGETSLLKAVNDELLSLEKSGEATTIYNNWFGPQTKSPQPRLFTIQAKS; this is encoded by the coding sequence ATGGCTCGTTTGGTTTCTGGTAAGGCGTCACTCGCAGCATGGATTTTACTTTCAATCAGCGGCGTGGTGAGTTTTGCCGCCCACGCCGATCAACTGTCGGACATTAAAAAGGCCGGGGTGATTAAGGTCGCCACCTTCGACTCCAACCCGCCGTTTGGCTCAGTAGATGCCAAAACCCATGACATTGTCGGCTATGACGTGGATTTCGCCAAAGCGCTGGCCAAGTCACTGGGCGTGAAGCTGCAACTGGTGGCGACTAACCCGGCAAACCGCATTCCGCTGCTGCAATCGGGCAAGGCTGACATCATCGTGGCTGACATTACTATCACGCCGGAACGCGCCAAGGTGGTGGATTTCTCCATCCCTTATTTCGTCACCGGGCAGCAGTTCCTGGTGCCAGTTGGCTCACCGGACAAGCTGGATGAGTACGCCACTGCGCGCATTGGCGCGGTGAAAGGCACCACCGGCGAGCAGGAGTTGCATAACCGATTCCCGAAATCTCGCGTGCTCTCATATGACGATATTCCGCTGGCGCTGTCTGCTCTGCGCAATGGCAACGTTCAGGCTATTACGCAGGACAGCACCATTCTGGCCGGGCTGCTCGACGGCGCGCCGGACAAGGCGAAATACAAAGTGTTGCCGGATTTACTCAGTAAAGAGGAGATTGGCGTGGGCGTGAAAAAGGGTGAAACCAGCCTGCTGAAAGCCGTCAATGATGAACTGCTGAGTCTGGAGAAGTCCGGCGAAGCGACCACCATTTATAACAATTGGTTCGGCCCGCAGACCAAATCGCCGCAGCCGCGCTTATTTACGATTCAGGCCAAGAGCTAA
- a CDS encoding amino acid ABC transporter ATP-binding protein: MQQPSSATADSSAVFSSPAGGKKAVAVQFKQVSKSFGAHQVIQQVDLSVAVGEVVAVCGPSGSGKSTLIRLINHLETLSSGEIFIHQRPTAGLSGKALRQLRTHIGFVFQQFNLYAHLDALDNVSLALTKVHGWKQEAARHKARELLARVGLADRAHHFPSQLSGGQQQRVAIARALVTDPNIILFDEPTSALDPEMIGEVLLVMQELAHSGITMIVVTHEMSFAREIADRVVFMDGGQILEQADPESFFTQPQHPRARRFLQKVLFPLRSAQEQLAKEGKVDELAP; this comes from the coding sequence ATGCAACAACCATCCTCAGCAACCGCAGACTCGTCTGCGGTTTTTTCGTCTCCGGCGGGCGGCAAGAAAGCCGTCGCGGTGCAGTTCAAACAGGTGAGTAAATCTTTCGGCGCGCATCAGGTTATCCAGCAGGTGGACTTGAGCGTGGCGGTGGGAGAAGTGGTGGCGGTCTGCGGGCCGTCCGGCTCGGGCAAGTCGACGCTGATCCGCCTGATCAACCATCTGGAAACCCTCAGCAGCGGCGAGATTTTCATTCATCAGCGCCCCACGGCGGGCCTCAGCGGCAAAGCGCTGCGCCAGCTTCGCACCCATATTGGCTTTGTTTTTCAGCAATTCAATCTCTACGCCCATCTTGATGCCTTGGATAATGTCAGTCTGGCGCTGACCAAGGTCCACGGCTGGAAGCAGGAGGCAGCGCGGCACAAGGCGCGCGAGCTATTGGCGCGGGTCGGGCTGGCTGACCGGGCGCATCATTTCCCCTCTCAGCTGTCCGGCGGCCAGCAGCAGCGGGTGGCTATCGCCCGCGCGCTGGTCACCGATCCCAATATTATTCTGTTTGATGAACCCACTTCGGCGCTGGACCCGGAGATGATTGGCGAAGTGCTGCTGGTGATGCAGGAGCTGGCGCACAGCGGCATCACCATGATTGTGGTGACTCACGAGATGAGCTTCGCCCGCGAAATTGCCGACCGGGTGGTGTTTATGGACGGCGGGCAAATCCTCGAGCAGGCCGATCCGGAGAGCTTCTTCACCCAGCCCCAGCACCCGCGCGCCCGGCGTTTTCTGCAAAAGGTGCTGTTCCCGCTGCGCTCGGCGCAAGAACAGTTAGCCAAAGAGGGGAAGGTTGATGAACTGGCACCTTGA
- a CDS encoding amino acid ABC transporter permease encodes MNWHLDWAGVLTGQPLQWIISGFLTTLYVTLAASLLATLLTLLLLVLRLAPGRVGRGVAAVYVSIFRNTPLLVQLLFWYFAAYGALPQGWRFYIGDEHPWATLPVNIAWLTPEFLCATWGLALFSAAFIVEEVQAGLNSVPAGQREAAISQGFSRWALLRYVLLPQALTNAWQPITGQYLNLMKLSSLATGIGFSELTYQISRIESYNAHALEGFAIGTALYLLLGLVMGWLFITLGPKRPGLRQSPSAAVANAEGAPRGV; translated from the coding sequence ATGAACTGGCACCTTGACTGGGCGGGCGTGCTGACCGGCCAGCCGCTGCAATGGATTATTTCCGGCTTTCTTACCACCTTATATGTGACGCTGGCCGCCAGCCTGTTGGCTACGTTGCTCACGCTGCTGCTATTGGTGCTGCGCCTCGCGCCGGGCCGCGTGGGCAGAGGCGTGGCGGCGGTGTATGTGTCGATATTTCGCAATACGCCGCTGCTGGTGCAACTGCTGTTTTGGTACTTTGCCGCCTATGGTGCGCTGCCGCAGGGGTGGCGTTTTTACATTGGCGACGAGCACCCATGGGCCACTTTACCGGTCAATATCGCGTGGCTGACGCCGGAGTTTCTCTGCGCCACCTGGGGGCTGGCGCTGTTTAGCGCGGCCTTTATTGTGGAAGAGGTGCAGGCCGGGCTGAACTCGGTGCCCGCCGGACAAAGGGAGGCCGCGATATCGCAAGGGTTCAGCCGCTGGGCGTTGCTGCGTTACGTGCTGTTGCCGCAGGCGCTGACCAACGCGTGGCAGCCGATCACCGGCCAATATCTCAATCTAATGAAACTCTCGTCGCTGGCCACAGGTATTGGCTTCTCGGAGCTGACTTACCAGATAAGCCGCATCGAGAGTTACAACGCCCATGCGCTGGAAGGCTTCGCCATCGGCACCGCGCTCTATTTACTGCTCGGCTTAGTGATGGGCTGGCTGTTTATCACGTTAGGGCCAAAACGGCCGGGGCTGCGCCAGTCGCCATCCGCCGCCGTGGCTAATGCCGAAGGAGCACCGCGTGGAGTTTGA